GAGCCCACGTTGCCGATGAACTCGCCCTGGGCCACGCGCTGGCCGGTGCGCACGCCGATGCGGCTCAGGTGCGCATACACCGTGACCTGGTTGTTGCGGTGGCGCACGAAGATCACGTTGCCGTAGCCGCGTTGCACGCCCGCGAACTCCACCAAGCCGTCGCCCACGGTGCGCACCGGCGTGCCGGTGGGGGCCGCGAAGTCGACACCGAGGTGGGCGCGCTGGGTGCCCAGGACCGGGTGGAAGCGCATGCCGTAGCCGCTGCTCACGCGCGAGAACTCGAGCGGCGAGGACAGGTAGAAGCGGCGTTTGCTCTCGCCGTCGAAGCCGTAGTAGCCGCCCTTCACACCCGGGGCTTCGAACCACACGGCCTCGTGGGTGCGGCCGTTGTTGATGAAGTCGGCGGCCAGGATGCGGCCGGTCTTGAGCGGCTCACCGTCGGCCACCAGGGCTTCGTAGACCACGTGGAAGCGGTCGCCCTTGCGCAGGTCGCGGCGGAAGTCGATGTCGCTGGCGAACATCTCGGCCAACTGCACCGCGACCGCGTCGGGGATGTTGGCGGCGTCGGTGGCCGCGAACAGCGAGCTGTTGATCTCGCCGCTCACCAGGCGCGGGCTGGCTTCGAGCCGGCCCTTCTCGAGCCGGGCGCTCAGGCCGTCGGGCGCGCGCTCGACCACCAGGCGCAGGAAGCCGCGGTCGTCGCGCGGATCGACCCAGCGCGCGGTGAGGCGCTCGAGTTCCTGGCTGGGTGAGGCTTCGGCGTGCACCAGGCGGGTCTGGCGGCTGGCGAGCAGCTGGCGGGCCAGCGGGTCGCGGCCCAGGAAGGTCTGGGCTTCGGTGTCGTTCACGCCCAGGCGTTTGAGCAGGCTTTGCGGTGTGTCGTCGCTGCGCGTGGTGTCGCTGCGGTACAGGGTCCAGGGCTTGGTGTCGGCCAGCAGCGGGTTGCCTTGTTCGAGGCCCAGGGGGATCAGCGGCGAGGCGATCAGCGTGGGCTGGGCCGACGCGGGCAGGGCCTCGACCACCTGGTGCACGGGCAGGTCGGCGGCGTCGGGGGCGAGCGGGGCAATGCCGAAGGCCGTCACGCCGGTGCCGAGCAGGAGAACGCCGAGGCTGCCCATGAGGCGGCGGGGGTGGCGGGCGATCGATTCAGCGGTCTGGCGGCCCAGGTCGGCCGCCGCGTTCAGGGTCTGGCGTATCAATTTCGGTCATCCATGAAAGGGCCGGTGAGGGCTCTTGGCCACACACCGGCGTCCAGGGAGTGAGCGGGCGGCGCTGCGAGAGTTCACGCCGCGGGCCGGCTTTACACGTGTGCTTTGCCATGTGCAAAAAACACGCCAACTAAAATCCGGCGACAACCGGCAAGTGTACCCACGGGCCGGGCCCCTCCCATCGGAACAAACACGTATGAAGAACGGCTCAATTTCGCCCGACCTGCCGACCTCGCGCCCCAGCGGTGCCGAAACGCTGACCGACGGCGTGAGGCACGCGCTGGCCGTCACCCGGCGCGGGTGCGAAGAATTGATCCCCGAGGCCGACTGGGTGCAAAAATTGTCACGTTCGGAGCGCACCGGCACGCCGCTGCGCATCAAGCTGGGGCTGGACCCGACCGCGCCCGACATCCACATCGGCCACACCGTGGTGCTCAACAAGATGCGCCAGCTGCAGGACCTGGGGCACACGGTGATCTTCCTGATCGGCGACTTCACCTCGCTGATCGGCGACCCCTCGGGCCGCAACAACACCCGCCCGCCGCTCACGCCCGAGCAGATCAAGGCCAACGCCGAGACCTATTACAAGCAGGCCAGCCTGGTGCTCGACCCGGCCAAAACCGAGATCCGCTACAACAGCGAGTGGAGCCTGCCGCTGGGCTCCATGGGCATGATCCAGCTCGCGGCCAAGTACACCGTGGCGCGCATGATGGAGCGCAACGACTTCCACCAGCGTTTCACGGCCGGCACGCCGATCAGCGTGCACGAGTTTCTCTACCCGCTGATGCAGGGCTACGACTCGGTGGCGCTCAAGAGCGATCTCGAACTCGGCGGCACCGACCAGAAGTTCAACCTGCTCATGGGGCGCCACCTGCAGGCCGAGTACGGCCAGGAGCCGCAGTGCATCCTGACCATGCCGCTGCTCGAAGGGCTCGATGGCGTGGACAAGATGTCCAAATCCAAGGGCAACTACATCGGCATCACCGAAGACGCCAACACCATGTTCGCCAAGGTGCTGAGCATCTCCGACGACCTGATGTGGCGCTGGTACACACTGCTCTCGTTCCAGTCGATCGAGGCGATCGAGGCGCTGCGGCGCGAGGTGGCGGGCGGGCGCAACCCCAAGGACGCCAAGGTGATGCTGGCCAAGGAGATCACCGCGCGCTTCCACAGCACCGCGGCCGCCGAAGCGGCCGAGCAGGACTTCATCAACCGCTCCAAGGGCGGTGTGCCCGACGACATCCCCGAGGTGTCGCTGTCGGGCGCGCCCCTGGGCATCGCGGCGCTGCTCAAGTCGGCCGGCCTGGCGCCGTCGTCGAGCGAGGCCAGCCGCCTCATCGATGGCGGCGGGGTGCGGGTGGACGGCGCCGTGGTGAGCGACAAGGGCCTGAAGCTGCCGGCCGGGACCTACGTGGTGCAGGTGGGCAAGCGCAAGTTCGCGCGCGTGAGCCTGGGCTGAGGCCCGGTCGGGTTCAGCGCGCGCCGGCCTGCTCCAGCAGCGCCACCATCGCGCCGTAACCCCGCGCCTTCGCGAGCGCGAGCGGCATCTGACCCTGCCGGTCCGCGAGCTGCAGGTTCGCGCCGGCGCCGATCAGGGCCTTGAGCGTGGCCTGGTGGCGCGCACCGCCATCGCCCAGCACGATGGCTTCGATCACCGCCGTCCAGTGCAGGTTGTTCACGTGGTCCAGCGGCGCGCCGGCCGCGATCAGCTGGCGCACCACGCCGTCGTGGCCGAGGTGGGCCGCGGCGATCAGCGCGGTGCCGTCGTAGCGGCTGGTCACGAGCTTCGCGCTCGCGCCCAGCTGCAGCAGCACGCGCAGCGTCTCCTCGTCGTCGGCCACCGCCGCGATGGTGACCGCGTCGTAGCGGCCGTGTTCGAGCCGCGCGGTGTCGGCACCGGCCTGCACCAGCGCGCGCACGGCCTCGCGCTGGCGCGCGAAGGTGGCCACGTGCAGCGGCGTGCGGCCCGCGGCGTCGGTGGCGTCCACCGGCGCGCCGGCCTTGAGCAGGCGCTGCAGCGCGGGCACATCGCCGCGCTGCGCGGCTGCGTGCAGGCCCTGGTAGGCCGCGATTTCGGCCGGCGCCGGCGGCACCTGCGCCGCCACCGGCAGGCCCGCCGCGGCGAGCGTCAGCAGCAGCGCGCGGCGCTTCATTGCAGGGCCGCCTTCAGCTGGTCGAGCGCGGCCACGGCGCACTGCTCGTCCAGGTGGCCGCCGGGCGCACCGCCCACGCCCACCGCGCCGATCACCTCGTTGCCCGCGCGCACCGGCACACCGCCGCCAAGCAGCAGGTAGCCGGGAATGTCCTTGAGGTTGGCCGCCGCGGGGTTTTTCTGCGAGGCCTCCATCATGGCCAGCGTGGTGTTGCGCGCCGAGGCCGAGGTGTAGGCCTTGAGGCGGCTGGCTTCAAGGGTGTGCGGGCCGGCGTTGTCGGCGCGCTGCACCGCGCGCACGTTGCCCGCTCGGTCCACCACGGTGGCCGTCACGGCGTGGCCGTTGGCGCTGCACGCGGCCACGGTGGCGGCGGCGATCTGGTTGGCCAGTTCGAGCGACACGTTGCGCTCGCTGCGCACCAGCGGCGCGGCGGACTGGGCCTGCGCGAAGGCGCAGGCGGCGAGCAGGGACAGGGCGAGGGCGGTGCGGATCGGGGTGTTCATGCGGGTCTCCAGGCGGTGGGTTTCGGTTCGATCAACCGTGCCCGCACTGTAGGAACCGCCCGCCGCGCGCACCATTCGGCCGGCTACGCCCGCGGCTCCGTAAAACTACGCAGCGCCCGCGCCGCCCGCTTCGGCCACCAGGGCCGCGTAGCCCCGCACGAGCTGGGCGAGCGAATCGACCTGCAGCTTCTCGAACACGTGGGCGCGGTGGGTCTCCACGGTGCGCGGCGACAGGTCGAGCACACGCGCGATGGCCTTGTTGGACAGGCCCTCGACGATCAGCGCGAGCACCTCGCGCTCGCGCGGCGAGAGCTGCTGCCAGCGATCCCGCGCGGCGCGGTCGGTCTGCGCGCGCTGGCGCGATTGAACGTGCTGGCGCACGGCCTGCTGCAAGGCCTCGATCAGCGCCTCGTCGTCCACCGGCTTCTCGAGGAATTCGGCCGCGCCGGCCTTGAAGGCGCGCCGGCACATGTCCACCGTGCCGTGGCCGGTGAGCAGGATCACCGGCTGGTCCACGCCCTGGGCGACCAGCGTGTCGAGCACGCTCAGGCCGCTGATGCCGGGCATGCGCACGTCGAGCACGATGGCGCCGATGCCCTCGCGGTCGAAGCCGGCGAGGAAGGCCTGCGGATCGGCCCATGGCACCACGCGCAGGCCCACGGTGCCGATCAGCAGCGCCAGGCTGTCGCGCACGGCCTCGTCGTCGTCGAGCAGGTGCACGGTGGGGGATCGGTCGTCGGGGCTCATGCTTCGTCCAGCGGCAGGTGCAGGCAAAAGCGCGCGCCGCCGCTGGGGGCGTTGTCGGCGCTCAGGCGGCCGCCCTGGGCATTGGCCAGCGATTCGCTGAGCGTGAGGCCCAGGCCCAGCCCGCCCTCGCGCGTGCTGAAGAAGGGCTCGAACAGGCGCGGCAGCACCTCGGGCGGCAGGCCCGGGCCGGTGTCGGCCACCGTGAGCACGGCCTGATCGCCCTCGCGCTGCACCGCGAGCCTCAGCTCGCGCGGGCCCTGAGGCTGGCGGTCCAGGGCCTGCAGCGCGTTGGTGATCAGGTTGTGCACGATCTGATCGATCGCGACCGGATCGGCCTGCACCGCCAGCGCCTCGCTGGCCAGCCAGCGCACGGTCACGCCGCGGTGCTGGATCTCGGGCTGCAGCAGGTGCAGGGCCTCGCGCACGCAGGCGGCCAGATCGAGCCGGGCGCGCCCGCCCGCGGCACCGGCCGGCGGTTCGAGCCCGCGGCGCAGCCGGCCCAGCACCTCGGCCGCGCGCCGCGCCTGCGCCGCGGCGCGGCCCATGGCCTCGCGCGCGGTGTCCAGCGCCGGGGGCTCGTCGGCCAGCAGGCGCTGCGCGGCCTGGGTGCTCGACAGCACCGCGGTGAGCGGCTGGTTGAGCTCGTGCGCCAGGCCGGCCGCGAACTCGCCCATGGCGTTGAGCCGGCCGAGCTGGCCCAGGCGCAGCAGGGCCTCGGCGCGCTGGCGCGCCTCGCGCAGGCGCAGCGCGTGGCGCAGCGCGGCCAGGCCCGCGGTCACGGCCAGCACCCACGCGCCCATGGGCAGCCAGGGCAGCTCGCCCCAGCCCACCCAGCGCGTGGCCACGGCGTGGAAGGGCTGGCTCTCGGCGGCCACCACCTTGTCGAAATCGAAGCGCCAGCCGCGCGCGAGCGGGCGGCCCGGCTGCACGGTGTGCGTCTGTCCGTTCCATTGCAGCGCCACCTGCACCGGGCTGCGCGCGCGGTCCATGGGCCAGTCGGCGTCGGGCACCAGGCCCGCAA
This is a stretch of genomic DNA from Hydrogenophaga crocea. It encodes these proteins:
- a CDS encoding M23 family metallopeptidase — protein: MIRQTLNAAADLGRQTAESIARHPRRLMGSLGVLLLGTGVTAFGIAPLAPDAADLPVHQVVEALPASAQPTLIASPLIPLGLEQGNPLLADTKPWTLYRSDTTRSDDTPQSLLKRLGVNDTEAQTFLGRDPLARQLLASRQTRLVHAEASPSQELERLTARWVDPRDDRGFLRLVVERAPDGLSARLEKGRLEASPRLVSGEINSSLFAATDAANIPDAVAVQLAEMFASDIDFRRDLRKGDRFHVVYEALVADGEPLKTGRILAADFINNGRTHEAVWFEAPGVKGGYYGFDGESKRRFYLSSPLEFSRVSSGYGMRFHPVLGTQRAHLGVDFAAPTGTPVRTVGDGLVEFAGVQRGYGNVIFVRHRNNQVTVYAHLSRIGVRTGQRVAQGEFIGNVGSTGMSTGPHLHFEFRDNGVHRDPLVIARESEAIKLPENLRGSFAAVAQAQRSKLEAAAQVRQASAD
- the tyrS gene encoding tyrosine--tRNA ligase, which produces MKNGSISPDLPTSRPSGAETLTDGVRHALAVTRRGCEELIPEADWVQKLSRSERTGTPLRIKLGLDPTAPDIHIGHTVVLNKMRQLQDLGHTVIFLIGDFTSLIGDPSGRNNTRPPLTPEQIKANAETYYKQASLVLDPAKTEIRYNSEWSLPLGSMGMIQLAAKYTVARMMERNDFHQRFTAGTPISVHEFLYPLMQGYDSVALKSDLELGGTDQKFNLLMGRHLQAEYGQEPQCILTMPLLEGLDGVDKMSKSKGNYIGITEDANTMFAKVLSISDDLMWRWYTLLSFQSIEAIEALRREVAGGRNPKDAKVMLAKEITARFHSTAAAEAAEQDFINRSKGGVPDDIPEVSLSGAPLGIAALLKSAGLAPSSSEASRLIDGGGVRVDGAVVSDKGLKLPAGTYVVQVGKRKFARVSLG
- a CDS encoding ankyrin repeat domain-containing protein, producing MKRRALLLTLAAAGLPVAAQVPPAPAEIAAYQGLHAAAQRGDVPALQRLLKAGAPVDATDAAGRTPLHVATFARQREAVRALVQAGADTARLEHGRYDAVTIAAVADDEETLRVLLQLGASAKLVTSRYDGTALIAAAHLGHDGVVRQLIAAGAPLDHVNNLHWTAVIEAIVLGDGGARHQATLKALIGAGANLQLADRQGQMPLALAKARGYGAMVALLEQAGAR
- a CDS encoding GlcG/HbpS family heme-binding protein; protein product: MNTPIRTALALSLLAACAFAQAQSAAPLVRSERNVSLELANQIAAATVAACSANGHAVTATVVDRAGNVRAVQRADNAGPHTLEASRLKAYTSASARNTTLAMMEASQKNPAAANLKDIPGYLLLGGGVPVRAGNEVIGAVGVGGAPGGHLDEQCAVAALDQLKAALQ
- a CDS encoding response regulator transcription factor produces the protein MSPDDRSPTVHLLDDDEAVRDSLALLIGTVGLRVVPWADPQAFLAGFDREGIGAIVLDVRMPGISGLSVLDTLVAQGVDQPVILLTGHGTVDMCRRAFKAGAAEFLEKPVDDEALIEALQQAVRQHVQSRQRAQTDRAARDRWQQLSPREREVLALIVEGLSNKAIARVLDLSPRTVETHRAHVFEKLQVDSLAQLVRGYAALVAEAGGAGAA
- a CDS encoding sensor histidine kinase, which encodes MQRAWWSRLGWMAAGLGLSLGGAWLIAQRGLDAQRAAFETDARIVHRLLSQQVVQHDAVLATLALLEPERGDALPRLSAIYPRLLQVRERAPGSAWGDEALARAEAASRASGRAAMAEGDLAQGRYTLVRGSGDSAYALVIALAGLVPDADWPMDRARSPVQVALQWNGQTHTVQPGRPLARGWRFDFDKVVAAESQPFHAVATRWVGWGELPWLPMGAWVLAVTAGLAALRHALRLREARQRAEALLRLGQLGRLNAMGEFAAGLAHELNQPLTAVLSSTQAAQRLLADEPPALDTAREAMGRAAAQARRAAEVLGRLRRGLEPPAGAAGGRARLDLAACVREALHLLQPEIQHRGVTVRWLASEALAVQADPVAIDQIVHNLITNALQALDRQPQGPRELRLAVQREGDQAVLTVADTGPGLPPEVLPRLFEPFFSTREGGLGLGLTLSESLANAQGGRLSADNAPSGGARFCLHLPLDEA